A window of Flavobacterium flavigenum contains these coding sequences:
- a CDS encoding TolC family protein, which yields MNNRNLYRILIILLLCIGKTNAQEVLTIEEAMKIALENNFEIKIAKNNSKISETNVTIGNAGMLPTATASITDNNSITNSSQTRQDGTTTALDNAKNNSLNYGVSLGWTVFDGMKMFARLDQLKELQKLGDAELKRTILLKISQVNSAYYDLVQQQQQLAALDTTIVISNQRLELAKNRFTIGKASKLEVLNAQVDLNSDQVALLRQKESYINSKILLNQYLARDPKIDFKVTDQLTVDDKLIFADLLDLAQKQNPALEAQIINKRIAELELKQVKADRYPVINLTTGYNFAESQSSLGFTSEASSRGLNYGFNATLNIFDGFNQHRNEKVAKLQIENSQIAIEQQNMILNTQLSTAFQTYLTNIELIGLEDDNEEIAKQNLSITLDKFRIGTITTLEFRTAQLNYVNAKVRNSNAQYQAKLSEIALKELAGNISF from the coding sequence ATGAATAATAGAAATTTATATCGCATTTTAATAATCCTCTTATTATGTATTGGCAAAACCAATGCGCAGGAAGTCCTGACTATTGAAGAGGCCATGAAAATAGCTTTAGAAAATAATTTTGAAATTAAAATTGCCAAAAACAATTCAAAAATATCTGAAACGAATGTAACAATTGGAAATGCAGGAATGCTCCCAACCGCTACCGCTTCGATTACAGACAACAACAGTATCACCAACTCCTCTCAAACACGTCAGGACGGAACGACAACAGCTTTGGACAATGCCAAAAACAACAGCTTAAACTACGGGGTAAGCCTTGGCTGGACGGTTTTCGATGGAATGAAAATGTTCGCCAGGCTGGATCAATTAAAGGAACTTCAAAAACTAGGCGATGCTGAGTTAAAAAGAACAATTTTACTAAAAATTTCACAGGTTAATTCAGCTTATTATGACCTGGTACAACAGCAACAGCAGCTAGCTGCTTTAGACACCACCATTGTTATTTCAAACCAAAGATTAGAACTGGCAAAAAACCGTTTTACAATTGGTAAAGCATCAAAATTGGAAGTTTTGAATGCACAGGTTGATTTGAATTCAGACCAGGTAGCTTTGTTACGCCAAAAAGAATCGTATATCAATTCAAAAATTTTACTTAATCAATATTTAGCCCGTGATCCAAAAATTGATTTCAAAGTCACAGACCAGCTTACCGTTGATGATAAATTAATTTTTGCTGATTTGTTGGATTTGGCACAAAAACAAAATCCTGCATTAGAAGCTCAAATAATCAATAAACGAATTGCAGAATTGGAATTGAAACAGGTAAAAGCAGACCGATATCCTGTGATTAACTTAACCACCGGATATAATTTTGCAGAAAGTCAATCCAGTTTAGGTTTTACAAGTGAAGCTTCTTCCAGAGGATTAAATTATGGTTTTAATGCTACGCTCAACATTTTCGATGGTTTTAATCAGCATAGAAATGAAAAAGTGGCAAAATTGCAAATCGAAAATTCTCAAATTGCTATCGAACAGCAAAATATGATCCTGAATACACAATTAAGTACTGCCTTCCAGACCTATTTAACCAACATCGAACTTATTGGACTGGAAGATGATAATGAAGAAATAGCAAAACAAAATCTTTCAATTACGCTGGATAAATTCAGGATTGGAACAATTACAACATTAGAATTCAGAACAGCTCAATTGAATTATGTGAATGCAAAAGTTCGTAACAGCAACGCTCAATATCAGGCAAAATTATCTGAAATTGCATTAAAAGAATTAGCCGGAAATATTAGTTTTTAG
- a CDS encoding bestrophin family protein, translated as MISYNTKDWVTFIFRFHKSDTIRKLFSVMIVIGIYSAAVGYLEVQYFKIGKNDYIHNINIMHGMLGFVISLLLVFRTNTAYDRWWEGRKLWGSLVNNSRNLAIKLSAILKDETDRSFFRKFIPMYAHILQIHLKDDDTSKQLFEDVDLEIDHHKHKPNQLKKIIYQKINDLYDTKKITGDQLIILNEELRSFTDICGACERIKNTPIPYSYSAFIKKFIFFYTMTLPFGYSVSLGYFVAPVVVFVFYVLASLELIAEEIEDPFGDDENDLPIKKISENIKKHVEELI; from the coding sequence ATGATTTCATACAATACAAAGGACTGGGTAACTTTTATTTTTCGTTTTCACAAATCTGACACCATAAGAAAATTGTTTTCTGTCATGATTGTGATTGGAATTTATAGTGCGGCCGTTGGTTATCTTGAAGTTCAGTATTTTAAAATCGGGAAAAACGATTACATACACAATATCAATATCATGCACGGCATGCTGGGTTTTGTCATCTCGTTACTGCTTGTTTTCAGGACAAATACCGCTTATGACCGTTGGTGGGAAGGAAGAAAATTATGGGGCAGCCTTGTCAATAACAGCCGTAATCTCGCCATCAAGCTGTCTGCCATTTTAAAAGATGAAACCGACAGAAGCTTTTTCAGGAAATTTATTCCAATGTATGCCCATATTCTTCAGATCCATTTAAAAGATGATGACACAAGTAAACAGCTTTTTGAAGATGTTGATTTAGAAATCGATCACCATAAACACAAACCCAATCAGTTAAAAAAAATCATATATCAAAAAATTAATGATTTGTATGATACAAAAAAAATCACCGGAGACCAGCTCATTATTTTAAACGAAGAATTAAGATCTTTTACTGATATCTGCGGTGCCTGTGAACGAATAAAAAACACTCCTATTCCGTATTCTTACAGTGCATTTATCAAAAAATTCATTTTCTTTTATACGATGACGCTTCCTTTTGGATATTCTGTAAGCCTGGGTTACTTTGTAGCTCCAGTCGTTGTTTTTGTATTTTATGTTCTGGCAAGTTTAGAATTAATTGCCGAAGAAATCGAAGATCCGTTTGGAGATGATGAAAACGATTTGCCTATAAAAAAGATATCCGAAAACATCAAAAAACATGTTGAGGAATTGATTTAG
- the pheT gene encoding phenylalanine--tRNA ligase subunit beta — translation MKISYNWLKQFIKTDWTSEQTSELLTDLGLEVEVVEKYQSVKGGLEGVVVGHVLTCEKHPDADRLKVTSLDIGLENPIQVVCGASNVAAGQKVPVATIGTVLYDKEGGEFTIKKGKIRGQESHGMICAEDELGLGTGHDGIMVLDEKLIPGTPAAEVFKIANDEVFEIGLTPNRADAMSHFGTARDLRAGMLQRGINVELITPSVSNFRVDMRTLKIDVSVEEPTLAPRYCGVTISGITVEESPAWLKDRLKAIGLTPKNNIVDVTNYVLHELGQPLHAFDAAKINGKIIVKTLPEGTKFVTLDDVERTLHKEDLMICDEKGPLCIAGVFGGKKSGVSEVTTSIFLESAYFDAVSVRKTAKRHQLNTDASFRFERGIDPTITEYALKRAALLIQEVAGGKVTSDIIEVYPKKVEDFSVLLNFSHVYKIIGQEIPKDTIKKILVSLDIKVNSVSESGLGLTIPAYRVDVQREIDVIEEILRVYGYNNIDFSKKFNATVANSPRTEDYKVQNIIASQLNSQGFHEMMANSLTTADYAKLSADLKEEYNVTMLNPLSSDLSTMRQSLLFSGLEAISYNINRRNSDLKLFEFGKTYHKYLNGYEEHKHLSLLISGNRNKESWTNPQKTTDFFLLKGYVTGILNRLGIDKISNVPSKSDVFSEGTSKVYNNEVLVEIGVVKKSILKHFGIKQDVYYADFNWDLVLKIITGKIKYSDIPKYPEVRRDLALLIDQSTTYESIYTLAKQTEKALLKDVNLFDVYEGKNLPEGKKSYALSFTIQDSTKTLTDSQIDKIMSKLQQTFETELGASLR, via the coding sequence ATGAAAATATCTTACAACTGGTTAAAACAATTTATTAAAACAGACTGGACATCAGAGCAAACTTCAGAATTACTTACAGATTTAGGTCTGGAAGTTGAAGTGGTCGAAAAATACCAATCAGTAAAAGGAGGCTTAGAAGGAGTTGTTGTAGGACATGTACTTACTTGCGAAAAACATCCTGATGCGGACCGATTAAAAGTTACTAGTTTAGATATTGGTTTAGAGAATCCTATTCAGGTAGTTTGTGGTGCTTCAAATGTTGCGGCAGGTCAAAAAGTGCCTGTAGCTACTATTGGAACAGTTTTATATGATAAAGAAGGAGGAGAATTTACCATTAAAAAAGGTAAAATTCGCGGACAGGAAAGCCACGGAATGATTTGTGCTGAAGATGAATTAGGTCTCGGAACAGGTCATGATGGCATTATGGTGCTGGATGAAAAACTAATTCCGGGAACTCCTGCTGCTGAAGTTTTCAAAATAGCAAATGATGAAGTTTTCGAAATCGGGTTAACTCCAAATCGTGCAGATGCCATGAGTCATTTTGGAACGGCACGTGATTTAAGAGCCGGAATGTTGCAGCGCGGAATAAATGTAGAATTGATTACTCCTTCTGTTAGCAATTTCAGGGTTGACATGCGTACTTTAAAAATTGATGTAAGCGTAGAAGAGCCTACCCTTGCACCAAGATATTGTGGCGTTACCATTTCAGGCATTACTGTAGAAGAATCACCGGCATGGCTTAAAGATCGTTTAAAAGCTATTGGATTAACTCCAAAAAATAATATTGTAGACGTTACCAATTATGTTTTACACGAATTAGGACAGCCATTGCATGCGTTTGATGCTGCAAAAATCAACGGAAAAATAATTGTAAAAACACTTCCTGAAGGTACTAAATTTGTCACTTTAGATGATGTTGAAAGAACCTTACACAAGGAAGACCTTATGATTTGTGATGAAAAAGGGCCACTTTGCATTGCAGGTGTTTTCGGCGGGAAAAAATCAGGTGTTTCTGAAGTAACTACTTCTATATTTTTAGAAAGTGCTTATTTTGATGCCGTAAGTGTGCGTAAAACCGCCAAAAGGCATCAGTTAAATACCGATGCTTCTTTTAGATTTGAAAGAGGAATTGATCCAACTATCACAGAATACGCATTAAAACGTGCGGCACTTTTAATCCAGGAAGTGGCAGGCGGAAAAGTTACATCTGATATAATAGAAGTATATCCTAAAAAAGTAGAAGATTTTTCTGTTTTATTAAATTTCAGCCATGTTTATAAAATCATCGGGCAGGAAATCCCAAAAGACACCATCAAGAAAATATTAGTTTCTTTAGATATTAAAGTGAATAGTGTTTCTGAATCTGGTTTGGGATTAACTATTCCCGCATATCGCGTAGATGTTCAGCGAGAAATAGATGTGATTGAAGAAATTTTAAGGGTTTACGGATACAATAATATTGATTTTTCTAAGAAATTTAATGCTACAGTAGCCAATTCCCCAAGAACAGAAGACTACAAAGTACAAAATATAATTGCATCACAATTGAACTCTCAGGGGTTTCATGAAATGATGGCAAATTCATTGACTACGGCTGATTACGCAAAATTATCTGCTGACCTGAAAGAAGAATATAATGTTACGATGCTGAATCCGTTGAGCAGTGATTTATCAACCATGCGTCAGTCGCTATTATTTTCAGGTTTGGAAGCGATTTCATATAATATCAACAGAAGAAATTCTGATTTGAAATTATTCGAATTCGGAAAAACGTACCATAAATACCTTAATGGATACGAAGAACACAAACATTTAAGTTTGTTAATTTCGGGTAACAGAAATAAGGAGAGCTGGACAAATCCGCAAAAAACTACTGATTTCTTTTTACTAAAAGGATATGTTACCGGCATTTTAAATCGTTTAGGAATAGATAAAATTTCAAATGTCCCATCAAAATCAGATGTGTTTTCTGAAGGAACTTCAAAAGTTTATAACAATGAAGTTTTAGTAGAGATTGGAGTAGTTAAAAAATCAATTTTAAAACATTTTGGAATCAAACAGGATGTTTATTATGCTGATTTTAACTGGGATTTGGTACTGAAAATAATCACAGGAAAAATTAAATATTCAGATATCCCTAAATATCCGGAAGTACGCAGGGATTTGGCATTACTAATTGACCAAAGCACAACTTATGAAAGTATTTATACACTGGCTAAACAAACGGAAAAGGCACTTTTAAAAGATGTGAATTTATTCGATGTTTATGAAGGTAAAAACCTTCCTGAAGGCAAAAAATCATATGCTTTGAGTTTCACAATTCAGGACAGCACCAAAACACTTACCGATAGCCAGATCGATAAAATCATGTCTAAATTACAGCAGACTTTTGAAACTGAGCTAGGAGCAAGTTTAAGATAA
- a CDS encoding DUF808 domain-containing protein gives MASGFFVLLDDIAAIMDDVAVMSKVAAKKTAGILGDDLAVNAEKASGFASSRELPVLWAISKGSLLNKVIILPIAFLLSAFMPDAIIVILVLGGLFLAYEGAEKIYEFVFPHAHEESEGITENTYTEEQILEMEKGKVKSAIITDFILSVEIVIIALGTVIGKPIIQQIIVTSIIALVATIGVYGIVALIVRMDEAGYKLIKFSKNEKSISKFIGNILVKALPLVIKALTVIGTIALLLVAGGIFVHYIPYFHHLAEGIKLPSIVKEFVTGLVLGCVVLVIVNLFKKIFKKKH, from the coding sequence ATGGCATCAGGTTTTTTCGTACTATTAGACGATATAGCAGCAATTATGGACGACGTTGCTGTAATGAGTAAGGTTGCAGCAAAGAAAACAGCAGGAATTTTAGGGGATGATTTAGCGGTAAATGCCGAGAAAGCTTCAGGATTTGCTTCATCCAGAGAGCTTCCGGTACTGTGGGCAATTAGCAAAGGATCTTTGCTTAATAAAGTAATTATTCTTCCAATAGCGTTTTTATTGAGTGCTTTTATGCCAGATGCTATTATTGTAATTTTAGTTTTGGGTGGATTATTCCTGGCTTACGAAGGAGCCGAAAAAATATATGAATTTGTGTTTCCTCATGCGCATGAAGAGTCAGAAGGAATAACTGAAAATACTTATACTGAAGAACAAATTCTTGAGATGGAAAAAGGAAAAGTAAAATCAGCCATTATTACTGATTTTATATTGTCTGTAGAAATTGTAATTATCGCTTTGGGAACTGTAATCGGAAAGCCAATTATTCAGCAAATCATTGTAACGTCAATAATTGCCTTAGTTGCTACTATTGGAGTTTATGGAATTGTAGCTCTTATTGTGAGGATGGATGAAGCAGGATATAAGCTTATTAAGTTTAGTAAAAACGAAAAAAGTATTTCAAAATTTATTGGTAATATACTTGTAAAAGCACTTCCGTTAGTTATCAAAGCTTTAACGGTTATTGGTACAATTGCGTTATTATTAGTGGCTGGAGGAATCTTTGTACATTATATTCCATATTTTCATCATTTGGCAGAAGGTATTAAGCTTCCTTCTATAGTAAAAGAATTTGTAACGGGTCTTGTTTTAGGCTGTGTTGTTTTGGTAATCGTAAATTTGTTTAAAAAGATTTTCAAAAAGAAACATTAA
- the clpB gene encoding ATP-dependent chaperone ClpB — translation MNINKFTIKSQEAIQLSQQLAQRNGQQQIENEHIFKAIFEVDENVAPFILKKLNVNVPLFLQILDSTIQSFPKVSGGEIMLSRDANKALNEAEIIAQKMNDEYVSIEHLILAIFDSKSKVSQILKDQGVTGKGLKAAIEELRKGERVTSASAEETYNSLNKYAKNLNELARTGKLDPVIGRDEEIRRVLQILTRRTKNNPMLIGEPGVGKTAIAEGLAHRIVDGDVPENLKEKIVFSLDMGALIAGAKYKGEFEERLKSVVKEVTAAEGDIVLFIDEIHTLVGAGGGEGAMDAANILKPALARGELRAIGATTLDEYQKYFEKDKALERRFQKVLIDEPDTESAISILRGIKEKYETHHKVQIKDEAIIAAVELSQRYITNRFLPDKAIDLMDEAASKLRMEINSKPEELDVLDRKIMQLEIEIEAIKREKEESKLKILGMELANLKEERNEIYAKWKQEKDIVDGIQAVKHEIEDFKYEAERAERDGDYGKVAEIRYGKIKEAQERQENLQKQLQEFQSGNSLIKEEVTREDIAEVVAKWTGIPVMKMLQTEREKLLHLEDELHKRVVGQEEAIEAVSDAVRRSRAGLQDMKKPVGTFLFLGTTGVGKTELAKALAEYLFDDENAMTRIDMSEYQERHSVSRLVGAPPGYVGYDEGGQLTEAVRRKPYSVVLLDEIEKAHPDTFNILLQVLDEGRLTDNKGRLADFKNTIIIMTSNMGSQIIQEKFENLKGGVEAATEAAKNEVLGLLKQTVRPEFINRIDEIVMFTPLTVDNISRIVSLQLKGVTKMLAQQGITMDATPEAIAYLSDKGYDPQFGARPVKRVVQREVLNQLSKEILAGNITTESIILIDAFDGKLVFRNQTQPVV, via the coding sequence TGGACAGCAGCAAATTGAAAACGAGCATATTTTTAAAGCCATTTTTGAAGTTGACGAAAACGTGGCACCCTTTATTCTTAAAAAATTAAATGTAAATGTGCCGTTGTTTTTGCAAATTTTAGACAGTACAATTCAGAGTTTTCCAAAAGTTTCTGGAGGCGAGATTATGCTTTCAAGGGATGCAAATAAAGCTTTGAATGAAGCTGAAATTATTGCGCAAAAAATGAACGACGAATACGTTTCAATCGAACATTTAATTTTAGCCATTTTTGACTCAAAAAGTAAAGTTTCTCAAATTTTAAAAGATCAGGGCGTTACCGGAAAAGGTCTTAAAGCGGCAATTGAAGAATTACGTAAAGGTGAAAGAGTAACTTCGGCATCGGCAGAAGAAACCTATAATTCATTAAATAAGTACGCTAAAAACTTAAACGAATTAGCGCGTACGGGAAAATTAGACCCAGTTATTGGCCGTGATGAAGAAATTCGTCGTGTGTTGCAAATCTTAACTCGCAGAACTAAAAACAATCCAATGCTTATTGGTGAACCCGGAGTTGGTAAAACGGCTATCGCAGAAGGTTTGGCGCATAGAATTGTTGACGGAGACGTTCCGGAAAATCTAAAAGAAAAAATCGTTTTTTCATTAGATATGGGAGCTTTGATTGCCGGAGCAAAATACAAAGGAGAATTTGAGGAACGTTTAAAATCGGTTGTTAAAGAAGTTACGGCCGCAGAAGGTGATATCGTTTTGTTTATTGATGAAATTCACACGCTTGTAGGAGCGGGTGGAGGTGAAGGTGCAATGGATGCTGCCAATATCCTGAAACCAGCTTTGGCTCGTGGCGAATTGAGAGCGATTGGGGCTACTACTTTAGATGAATATCAAAAATATTTTGAAAAAGATAAAGCATTAGAAAGACGTTTTCAAAAGGTTTTAATCGATGAACCAGATACAGAAAGTGCTATTTCGATTCTTCGTGGAATCAAAGAGAAATATGAAACGCATCATAAAGTCCAGATTAAAGACGAAGCGATTATTGCTGCGGTTGAGCTTTCACAAAGATATATTACGAATCGTTTTTTACCAGATAAAGCAATTGACTTAATGGACGAAGCTGCTTCTAAACTACGTATGGAAATCAATTCAAAACCAGAAGAATTAGATGTTTTGGATCGTAAAATCATGCAGCTTGAAATCGAGATCGAAGCGATTAAACGTGAAAAAGAAGAAAGCAAACTTAAGATTTTAGGTATGGAATTGGCCAACCTGAAAGAAGAGCGTAATGAAATCTATGCAAAATGGAAACAAGAAAAAGATATCGTTGACGGAATTCAGGCTGTAAAACATGAAATAGAAGACTTTAAATACGAAGCAGAACGTGCAGAACGTGACGGAGATTACGGAAAAGTGGCGGAAATTCGTTACGGAAAAATAAAAGAAGCTCAGGAGCGTCAGGAAAATTTGCAGAAACAATTGCAGGAATTCCAATCCGGAAATTCTTTAATCAAAGAAGAAGTAACCAGGGAAGATATTGCAGAAGTTGTGGCAAAATGGACTGGAATTCCGGTAATGAAAATGCTTCAGACAGAAAGAGAAAAACTATTGCATTTAGAAGATGAATTGCACAAACGTGTAGTAGGCCAGGAAGAGGCGATAGAAGCCGTAAGTGATGCTGTTCGTAGGAGCCGTGCAGGTTTACAGGATATGAAAAAACCAGTTGGAACTTTCTTATTCCTAGGGACAACCGGAGTTGGTAAAACAGAATTAGCCAAAGCTTTAGCAGAATATCTTTTTGATGATGAAAATGCAATGACCCGTATCGATATGAGTGAATACCAGGAACGTCACAGTGTAAGCCGTTTAGTTGGTGCGCCTCCCGGATATGTAGGTTACGATGAAGGTGGGCAATTGACAGAAGCGGTTCGCAGAAAACCTTACTCTGTAGTTTTGCTTGATGAGATTGAAAAAGCACATCCTGATACTTTTAATATTCTATTACAAGTTCTGGATGAGGGACGTTTAACAGATAATAAAGGACGTTTAGCCGATTTCAAAAATACGATTATCATCATGACTTCTAATATGGGAAGCCAGATTATTCAGGAGAAATTCGAAAACCTAAAAGGTGGAGTAGAAGCGGCTACAGAGGCGGCTAAAAACGAGGTTTTAGGATTATTAAAACAAACAGTTCGTCCTGAATTCATAAACCGTATCGACGAGATTGTAATGTTTACACCGCTTACAGTCGACAATATTTCAAGAATTGTAAGCTTACAGTTAAAAGGTGTTACCAAAATGCTGGCACAACAAGGCATTACAATGGACGCGACTCCGGAAGCAATTGCTTACTTGTCAGATAAAGGATATGATCCTCAATTTGGAGCAAGACCTGTAAAACGTGTAGTGCAGAGAGAAGTTTTAAACCAGTTATCGAAAGAAATTCTGGCTGGAAATATTACAACGGAAAGTATCATTTTAATCGATGCTTTTGATGGTAAACTTGTTTTTAGAAATCAGACACAACCAGTAGTATAA